The nucleotide window CGCGAAGGTCTTACACGATCAACACCAGCCGGGTACGAACGGGGAATCGCCCAGCGGTGATGCCCCTACGGTTGCCCCGCTGCGCGGGGAGCCGGATTCCTCACCGGCCTGAAGGCCGGGCACCCTCCGATTACCAGGTGACAAAGAGAGACGAGAGAAGCTCATGGCAGTACGCGGAATCCTCGGCGGCCGTAATCGGCGCACCTTCAAGACCCCCGAGCCGCACCCCTCCGGCGCCACGCCCCCGAAGCTCCCCGGGGAGCTGGTGCCCAAGCACGTGGCCGTCGTGATGGACGGCAACGGCCGCTGGGCCAAGGAGCGGGGACTCCCGCGGACCGAGGGCCACAAGGTCGGCGAGGGCGTCGTCATGGACGTCCTCAAGGGCTGTATCGAGATGGGCGTCAAGAACCTCTCGCTGTACGCCTTCTCCACGGAGAACTGGAAGCGCTCGCCGGACGAGGTGAAGTTCCTGATGAACTTCAACCGGGACGTCATCCGCCGCCGCCGCGACGAGATGGACGAGCTGGGCATCCGTATCCGCTGGGTGGGCCGGATGCCGAAGCTGTGGAAGTCCGTCGTCCAGGAGCTCCAGGTCGCCCAGGAGCAGACGAAGGACAACGACAGGATGACGCTCTACTTCTGCGTCAACTACGGCGGCCGTGCCGAGATCGCCGACGCCGCGCAGCGCATCGCCCAGGACGTCGCGGCCGGAAAGCTCGACCCGTCGAAGGTCAACGAGAAGACGTTCGCGAAGTACATCTACTACCCGGACATGCCGGACGTCGACCTCTTCGTGCGCCCCAGTGGCGAACAGCGCACGTCCAACTACCTGATCTGGCAGAGCGCGTACGCGGAGATGGTCTTCCAGGACGTGCTGTGGCCCGACTTCGACCGCCGGGACCTGTGGCGGGCCTGTATGGAGTACGCCCAGCGCGACCGCCGCTTCGGCGGCGCCGTGGAGGCGGGCACGGCCGAGGGCCCTGCCGTCTGAGACCGCCGCCGCGCTCCCGCCCCCTCACGTGTCGCGGGGCGGGGTGCGCGGGGCGTGCCCCGCGCCGGGTCAGCTCTTCGCGGCGGCCGCGCAGTCCGCGCAGGTGCCGAAGATCTCCACGGTGTGGGCCACGTTCACATAACCGTGCTGCGCGGCGATGGTCTCCGCCCACTGCTCCACGGCGGGGCCTTCGACCTCGACGGCCTTGCCGCACATCCGGCACACCAGGTGGTGGTGGTGGTCACCGGTCGAGCACCGGCGGTAGACCGCCTCGCCCTCCGTGGTCCGCAGGACGTCGACCTCGCCCGCGTCGGCGAGGGACTGGAGGGTGCGGTAGACCGTGGTCAGTCCGACCGAGTCACCGCGGTGCTTGAGCATGTCGTGCAGGTCCTGGGCGCTGCGGAACTCGTCGACCTCGTCGAGCGCCGCCGCCACCGCCGCCCGCTGCCGGGTCGACCGGCCGCGTACCGGCGCTGCGTTCGTGCCACTGATCGGCGCCGTCACAGCTGCCTCCTCGTGTCGCCCGTCATGTGTCGGGCCATTGTGCCAGCCCGCCCCGGGTCCACGGTCACACCCGCACGTCGTCGGACTCCCTGGGGCCGGGCGGGAAAGGGCTCTTTCCTTCCAGGGTGCACGCCCGGTCCGCCTCGGCCGCCCGGGCCCGGCGCCGGGCCAGTGGCGCGGCCAGCACGGTGAGGGCGATGAACACGGCGATGGCCAGCAGCACGATCGTCGCGCCGGGCGGGACGTCCCGGTAGTACGAGGTCACCGTGCCGGCCAGGGTGACCGACGTACCGATGACCACGGCGAGGACGAAGGTCACCTTGAAGGACTTCGAGATCTGCTGCGCCGCGGCGACCGGTACCACCATGAGCGCGCTGACGAGCAGCAGCCCGACGACCCGCATCGCGACGGTGACCGTCACGGCCGCCGTCACCGCGACCAGGAGGTTCAGCACCCGCACCGGCAGCCCGGTGACCCGGGCGAACTCCTCGTCCTGGCTGACCGCGAACAACTGCCGCCGCAGCCCGACCGTCACCAGGATCACGAACGCGGCCAGGACGCAGATCGCGGTGACGTCCTCCTCGGAGACCGTCGACAGCGAGCCGAAGAGGTACGACGTGAGGTTGGCGTTGGACCCGGTGTCGGAGATGTTGATCAGCAGGACACCGCCCGCCATACCGCCGTAGAAGAGCATGGCCAGCGCGATGTCGCCCCGGGTGTGCCCGTACCAGCGGATCAGTTCCATGGCGATCGCGCCCACGACGGCGACAGCCGTGGCCATCCACACGGGGCTGGTGGAGAGCAGGAAGCCGAGGCCGACACCGGTCATCGCGATGTGCCCGATGCCGTCGCCCATCAGGGCCTGCCGGCGCTGCACCAGGAAGATGCCGATGGCCGGGGCGGTGATGCCGACGAGAACGGCGGCGATCAGGGCGCGCTGCATGAAGGCGGGTTCGAGGAATTCCATCGTGATCAGCTCAGCAGTCCGGTCCGTACGGGCTCGGAAGCCGCGTGAGGGTGTACGTGGTCGTGGCCGGGCAGGGCGTGCTGGCCCAGTGCCTCGGGGGGCGGGCCGTCGTGCGTCACGCAGCCGTCGCGCAGCACGATCGCGCGGTCGATCAGTGGCTCCAGCGGGCCGAGCTCGTGCAGGACGAGCAGGACGGAGGCACCGACCGCGACCTGCTCGCGCAGGGTGCGGGCGAGGATCTCCTGGCTGGCCAGATCGACGCCGGCCATCGGCTCGTCCATGATCAGCAGCTCGGGTTCGGCGGCGAGCGCCCGTGCGATCAGCACCCGCTGGTGCTGGCCGCCCGAGAGAGCGCTCACGGAGTCCTTGGCCCGGT belongs to Streptomyces finlayi and includes:
- a CDS encoding isoprenyl transferase — its product is MAVRGILGGRNRRTFKTPEPHPSGATPPKLPGELVPKHVAVVMDGNGRWAKERGLPRTEGHKVGEGVVMDVLKGCIEMGVKNLSLYAFSTENWKRSPDEVKFLMNFNRDVIRRRRDEMDELGIRIRWVGRMPKLWKSVVQELQVAQEQTKDNDRMTLYFCVNYGGRAEIADAAQRIAQDVAAGKLDPSKVNEKTFAKYIYYPDMPDVDLFVRPSGEQRTSNYLIWQSAYAEMVFQDVLWPDFDRRDLWRACMEYAQRDRRFGGAVEAGTAEGPAV
- a CDS encoding Fur family transcriptional regulator — protein: MTAPISGTNAAPVRGRSTRQRAAVAAALDEVDEFRSAQDLHDMLKHRGDSVGLTTVYRTLQSLADAGEVDVLRTTEGEAVYRRCSTGDHHHHLVCRMCGKAVEVEGPAVEQWAETIAAQHGYVNVAHTVEIFGTCADCAAAAKS
- a CDS encoding metal ABC transporter permease; its protein translation is MEFLEPAFMQRALIAAVLVGITAPAIGIFLVQRRQALMGDGIGHIAMTGVGLGFLLSTSPVWMATAVAVVGAIAMELIRWYGHTRGDIALAMLFYGGMAGGVLLINISDTGSNANLTSYLFGSLSTVSEEDVTAICVLAAFVILVTVGLRRQLFAVSQDEEFARVTGLPVRVLNLLVAVTAAVTVTVAMRVVGLLLVSALMVVPVAAAQQISKSFKVTFVLAVVIGTSVTLAGTVTSYYRDVPPGATIVLLAIAVFIALTVLAAPLARRRARAAEADRACTLEGKSPFPPGPRESDDVRV